From a region of the Acidobacteriota bacterium genome:
- a CDS encoding DoxX family protein has protein sequence MTMFKTVTRYLFGLLFIGAGANHFINPGFYTRMMPAYLPWHAELVAISGVAEIALGALLLVPRFQVMAAWGLIALLIAVFPANINMTMHPELYPTISQTALWTRLPIQFVLIGWAYWYTRR, from the coding sequence ATGACGATGTTCAAGACCGTCACGCGCTACCTGTTCGGCCTTCTCTTCATCGGCGCCGGCGCGAATCACTTCATCAACCCAGGCTTCTACACGCGAATGATGCCGGCCTACCTGCCGTGGCATGCCGAGCTCGTGGCGATCAGCGGCGTGGCCGAGATCGCTCTCGGTGCGCTGCTCCTGGTTCCGCGATTTCAGGTGATGGCCGCGTGGGGCTTGATCGCGTTGTTGATCGCGGTGTTCCCCGCCAACATCAACATGACGATGCATCCGGAGTTGTATCCGACGATCTCACAGACAGCGCTCTGGACCCGGCTGCCGATCCAGTTCGTGCTGATCGGTTGGGCCTACTGGTACACGCGCCGCTAG
- a CDS encoding DUF1343 domain-containing protein, with protein MSVVLGSTRLLSSGHLKGRRVGIVSNPASVDADFTHIVDALFAAPGVTVGAIFGPQHGFRSDVQDNMIETPHTSDSARRVPVFSLYSETREPTAEMLGHIDVLVIDLQDIGARIYTYIYTMANCLRACARHGVDVIVCDRPNPIGGLAVEGPMLVAGYESFVGQFPIPMRHGMTIGELARFFNDHFAIGAPLSVIDMAGWSRELCGDATGHPFVMPSPNIPTLDSAIVYPGTVLFEGTLASEGRGTTRPFELVGAPWVQAESFAATMNARRLPGVHFRAAVFEPTFQKHAKTACGGCQIHVTDRAAFKPVLTGVALIDEIRAADPAAFAWRPAPYEYEHDQEPIDILSGSPALRTAIDSGVRAEELARTWAIESQPFEKLREQYLVYT; from the coding sequence GCATTGTCTCCAACCCCGCGTCGGTCGACGCGGATTTCACGCACATCGTGGACGCCCTGTTCGCGGCGCCCGGGGTCACCGTCGGGGCAATCTTCGGCCCCCAGCACGGATTTCGCTCCGATGTGCAGGACAACATGATCGAGACGCCGCACACCAGCGATTCGGCGCGGCGCGTGCCGGTGTTCTCGCTCTACAGCGAGACGCGCGAACCCACGGCCGAGATGCTCGGGCACATCGACGTACTGGTGATCGATCTCCAGGACATCGGCGCCCGCATCTACACCTACATCTACACCATGGCGAACTGCCTGCGGGCGTGCGCCAGGCACGGCGTTGACGTCATTGTCTGCGACCGGCCCAACCCGATTGGCGGCCTCGCGGTCGAGGGGCCGATGCTCGTCGCCGGCTACGAGTCGTTCGTCGGCCAGTTCCCCATCCCGATGCGTCACGGCATGACCATCGGCGAGCTGGCGCGGTTCTTCAACGATCATTTCGCGATCGGCGCGCCGCTTTCGGTGATCGACATGGCCGGTTGGTCGCGCGAGCTCTGCGGCGACGCCACCGGCCATCCGTTCGTGATGCCGTCGCCGAACATCCCAACGCTCGACAGCGCCATCGTCTATCCGGGCACCGTGCTGTTCGAGGGCACCCTGGCGTCGGAAGGCCGCGGCACGACCAGGCCGTTCGAGCTGGTGGGCGCGCCGTGGGTGCAGGCCGAGTCATTCGCCGCAACCATGAACGCGCGGCGCCTGCCGGGCGTGCACTTTCGGGCCGCGGTCTTCGAGCCGACGTTCCAGAAGCACGCGAAGACCGCGTGTGGCGGCTGCCAGATTCATGTAACCGATCGGGCGGCGTTCAAGCCGGTGCTGACCGGGGTGGCGTTGATCGACGAGATTCGCGCGGCCGATCCGGCGGCGTTCGCGTGGCGGCCGGCGCCGTACGAATACGAGCACGACCAGGAGCCGATCGACATCCTCTCGGGGTCGCCGGCCTTGCGCACCGCCATCGATTCCGGAGTCCGCGCCGAGGAGCTGGCCCGGACGTGGGCCATTGAGAGCCAGCCATTTGAAAAGCTGCGCGAACAGTATCTCGTGTATACCTGA
- a CDS encoding ankyrin repeat domain-containing protein has protein sequence MSSERRLAVRPNLDQLKHQAKDLLVQLRASDPGAKLADAQLALAREYQASSWPRLVHAVRLANAIWDDDLDAVRELVMGNRQLLHERVLIRTDSNWGPPLSYAANLGRNRIIRMLHGLGATDLEKALDRAALQGHVETGVMLHGMLGKTTPPDDSLGGPAYTLSGEGTAFLLGLGVRVIDDTGRRLAPVDVVLETDSRKPAAKHAILEMYEQHGVEYPDTAPMALHRGRIDLLERHLQRDPGLLNRTFSHREIYPAEIGCGDPLNATTGTPLGGTTLLHMCVDYDEIEIARWLLDQGMDPNVRSAVGPSGFGGYTPLFSTVVSQPNFWMNYNQRGPFVAPFTELLLARGADPNVRASIWKRLHPGHGDPTRQDYRDVTALSWGRRFHAPIFVSEPAMRLIADAGGIE, from the coding sequence ATGTCGTCCGAACGCCGTCTGGCCGTCCGCCCCAATCTCGATCAACTGAAGCACCAGGCCAAGGATCTGCTCGTGCAACTACGCGCCAGTGATCCCGGCGCGAAACTGGCCGACGCTCAGCTCGCGCTCGCGCGCGAATACCAGGCGTCAAGCTGGCCACGTCTCGTTCACGCGGTCCGTCTCGCCAATGCGATCTGGGACGATGACCTCGACGCCGTTCGAGAGCTCGTCATGGGCAATCGGCAGCTGCTGCACGAGCGGGTGCTGATCCGCACCGACAGCAACTGGGGTCCACCCCTTTCGTACGCGGCCAATCTCGGGCGCAATCGAATCATCCGGATGCTGCATGGACTCGGTGCCACAGACCTCGAGAAGGCGTTGGACCGCGCGGCACTGCAAGGACACGTCGAAACCGGAGTGATGCTGCATGGCATGCTGGGAAAGACCACGCCGCCAGACGACTCGCTCGGCGGGCCTGCGTACACACTCAGTGGCGAAGGCACGGCGTTTCTGCTGGGCCTTGGCGTGCGCGTCATTGACGACACCGGCCGGCGGCTGGCGCCGGTCGATGTCGTGCTCGAAACCGACAGCCGCAAGCCGGCGGCCAAGCACGCCATCCTTGAAATGTACGAGCAGCACGGTGTCGAATATCCCGACACCGCCCCCATGGCGCTGCATCGCGGGCGCATCGATCTGCTCGAGCGCCACTTGCAACGCGACCCTGGCCTGTTGAACCGAACGTTCTCGCATCGAGAGATCTATCCAGCAGAAATCGGCTGCGGCGATCCGCTCAACGCCACCACCGGCACGCCCCTTGGCGGGACGACGCTGCTGCATATGTGCGTGGACTACGACGAGATCGAGATCGCGCGCTGGCTGCTCGACCAGGGCATGGACCCGAATGTCCGCTCGGCCGTCGGCCCGAGCGGCTTCGGGGGCTACACGCCGCTGTTCTCGACTGTCGTCTCGCAGCCGAACTTCTGGATGAACTACAACCAGCGCGGACCGTTCGTAGCGCCGTTCACGGAACTGCTGCTGGCACGCGGCGCGGATCCCAACGTGCGGGCATCCATCTGGAAGCGGTTGCATCCCGGCCATGGCGACCCAACCCGGCAGGACTATCGCGACGTCACGGCGCTATCGTGGGGCCGACGATTTCACGCGCCCATCTTCGTCAGCGAGCCGGCCATGCGCCTGATTGCCGACGCCGGAGGCATTGAATGA
- a CDS encoding SRPBCC domain-containing protein, whose translation MVAKGVVLDVKRSLLIQAPPARVLAAFFDTRDLAGWWQVVRAVTVARPLGLYAVEWESTPFKDEVLGRLGGAFHGTIIDYRANAAFFVAEAYWQPPDGEPIGPMALEVHCRPHGNGRSTMVSVRQSGQGDGPRWQRYFEIMGHGWEGALQEMKDYMDKEVERTKRQ comes from the coding sequence ATGGTTGCCAAGGGTGTCGTCCTCGACGTGAAGCGATCGCTGCTGATCCAGGCCCCGCCGGCACGGGTGCTGGCGGCGTTCTTCGACACCCGCGACCTGGCGGGTTGGTGGCAGGTGGTCCGCGCGGTCACGGTCGCCCGGCCGCTCGGCTTGTATGCCGTCGAGTGGGAGTCCACGCCGTTCAAGGACGAGGTGCTGGGGCGGCTCGGCGGCGCCTTCCACGGCACCATCATCGACTACCGCGCGAACGCCGCGTTCTTCGTCGCCGAGGCCTATTGGCAGCCGCCCGACGGCGAGCCGATCGGCCCGATGGCGCTCGAGGTGCACTGCCGCCCCCACGGCAACGGCCGGTCGACGATGGTCTCGGTCAGGCAAAGCGGCCAGGGCGACGGGCCGCGCTGGCAGCGCTACTTCGAGATCATGGGCCACGGCTGGGAGGGCGCGCTGCAGGAGATGAAGGACTACATGGACAAAGAAGTCGAGCGCACCAAACGGCAATGA